The nucleotide window ACGGAGCCCTTCCGCCTTTGAGCGCGGAAGGGCTTCCGCTTTGACGCGGACGCGGACCGATGCTAGATTCCGGAAATGAACCAGACCCTTGAAGAATCCCTGTTCCAGCGCAAGCAGATCGCGTTCCTGCTCTCTCCGGACAAGGGGTTTGCCGACATGCTGCGCACCCTGTGGTCGCCTGACGTCATCGAGTTCACGGTGTTCGAAAACGGCGGCAAGGCCATTGAGCACCTGTTCAACGAACCGCCGGATCTGCTGGTTGTGGACAACCGGCTGGCCGACATTTCCGGCAAGGAAGTGGCCAATCTGGTCAAGAGCGAAAACGTGTACCGCCAGTTGCCGGTGGTCATGTGCGTGGACCCGGTGGACGTGGAGACGCCGTGGAACTGGAACCAGATCGAGGTGGACGATTTCCTGGTCCGGCCCTTCAATCCGTCCGAGGTGCGCGACCGCATCAACCTGACCCTGTGCCGGGCCATGCGGGCGCTGGACGCCAACCCGCTGTCCAAGCTGCCGGGCAACACTTCCATCATCCAGCGCATCCAGCAGCATATCGACTCGGGCGACGATTTTGCCCTGGCCTACTGCGATCTCGATTATTTCAAGTCCTACAACGACAAGTACGGGTTCTCCCGGGGCGACGAGATTCTGATGATGGCCGCCCGGCTTATCGTCAACACCATCCGTTCCTATCAGGGGGTGCAGTCCTTTGTCGGCCACGTGGGCGGCGATGATTTCGTGTTCATCCTGCCCCCGAATCTGGTGGAGGACGCCTGCAAGCGGATCATCAAGGCCTTCGACGACATCGTGCCGCATTTCTACGACCCCGAAGACCGCCAGCGGGGCAACATCACCTCCGTGGACCGGGAGGGCAACACCAAGGTCTTCCCGCTCATGGCCATCTCTTTGGCCGTAGTGGTCAATACGGACAGGCGCATAAGCCATTACGGCGAGGTTTCATCCATCGCCATGGGGCTCAAGAAGAAGGCCAAGGAAGACCCCAAGAGCAGCTATGTCATCGACCAGCGCAAAGCGTGACCGGCCCGGCGAACTGGTCCAGGGTTTTCTCGCTTTTCTCAGCGTGGAAAAGGGATACTCCGCCGCGACCGTCCGCTCGTACGGGACCGACCTCGAACAGTTTCAGGAGTTTCTGAAGCCCCGGAAGCGGACTCTGGAAAAACCCGGGCGCATCGACCGTGACCTGGTGCGCGGTTTTCTGGCCGAACTCCATCGTCGTAGGCTCTCCAAGACCTCCATGGGCCGCAAGCTGTCCAGTCTGCGCGCCTATTTCAAGTATCTTCTGCGTCACAAGCAGATAGCCAAGGACCCCATGGCGGGCATTCGCAATCCCAAGCAGGAGAAGCGCCATCCCCAGGTGCTCAACGTGGATCAGGCCGTGTCCATGATGGAGGCCTCGGTCACGCCGGACCCGGAAGGGCTGCGCGACATCGCCCTGGCCGAGGTGCTGTACGGCTCGGGCCTGCGTATCAGCGAGGCCGTGGGCCTGGACCTGAACGACGTGGACTCCGACGTCATCCGAGTGGTGGGCAAGGGGAGCAAGGAGCGCATCGTGCCCCTGTCGGATGCTGCGGTGAAGCGCATTCGACGCTATATGGAGCAACGCCATGCGCTGCTCTCAGACTACTCCGAGCAGGCGCTGTTCGTCAGCGTCCGGGCGGGCAGGCGGCTCGACCGGCGGCAGGCCAACCGCATCGTGGCCAAGCTCGCCAAGCTGGCCGGGCTGCCCAAGGACGTGCATCCGCATATGCTCCGGCACAGCTTCGCAACCCATATGCTTGAGGCGGGCGCGGACCTGCGCAGCGTGCAGGAACTGTTAGGTCACGAAAACCTGACCACGACCCAGCGGTACACGCATCTGGACATGCAGCGCATCATGCAGGTATACGACCAGGCGCACCCTTTGGCGGGTGTGACCGAAGACGATAACAAAAAAGAATGATACGGAGCAGATAATGGAAAATCCCATGGTCCTTCTGGAGACCCCGGAAGGCGAAATCCTGATCGAACTTTTCCCGGACAAGGCCCCCAAGACCGTTGAGAACTTTCTCCGGTATGTCGACGACGAGTTCTATGACGGCACCTTGTTTCACCGCGTCATCAAGGGGTTCATGATCCAGACCGGCGGCCTGACCTTTTCCATGGAGGAGAAGGAAACCCTTGAGCCCATCGTCAACGAGGCGACCAACGGCCTGAAGAACGTGACCGGCACCGTGGCCATGGGCCGCCTGCCCGAACCGCACTCTGCGGCCAGCCAGTTCTACATCAACGTCGCCGACAACCCGGACCTCGACCACACGGGCGAGGACGACGAGAATTTCGGCTACTGCGTGTTCGGCGAGGTCGTCGACGGCATGGACGTTGCCGTGAAGATCAGCAAGGCCAGGACCCGGGAATGGCAGGGCTACGACGATGTGCCGGTCGATCCCATCTCCATCATTTCCGCCCGCCGGTTCGAATAGGCCCGGTTCACAGGACGCAAAAAAAGGCGGGGCCATTCGGTCCCGCCTTTTTCATTGGTTTTTTTATTTGTTCAGGGCGTCCCGGATGCGGCGTTCCGCCTCTTCCTTGGTCTCCTGAATCTTTTTGCCCATCTCCTCGCGGGTCTCCTGGAGCCTGATGCCGACTTCCTCGTACTTGCGCTCGGCTTCCTCGCGCAGGTCGGTCATCAGTTCCTTGACCGTGACGATCTTGTCGATCAGGTAGGCGTTGGCTCCGGCAAAGGCGAACCCGTGCTTGAGCCTGCCCTTGTAGGCGTTTACCAGGGCCTGGGCGATGCAGTAGGGGGAGTTTTCCTCGGCGCAGGAGTGCAGGCACTTGTGCACGCACTTCTTGGGATGCTTGAGGCCGGAGGAGACGGCGTCGAGGAAGGCGTTCTTGAGAGCGCGGCCGGGCAGGCCCACCGGGCTCTTGATGATGGTCACGTCCTCTTTCTGCGCGTTGACGTATGCCTGCTTGAAGGCCTCGTCCGCATCGCATTCCTCGGTGGCCACGAATCGGGTGCCCATCTGCACGCCGGCCGCGCCCATTTCCAGGAATTTGGCGATGTCGTCACCGGTATAGACGCCGCCAGCCGCGATGACCGGGATGTCCTTGTGGTGGGAGTCGCGATAGGGCTGTACCGCGTTGATGACGTCGGTCACGATGTTCTCCAGCTGGAATTCGGGCTTTTCCAGATCTTCGGCCTTGAAGCCGAGGTGGCCGCCCGCTCTGGGGCCTTCCACAACGAAGCCGTCGGGCAGGTATTCGAATTTCTTCATCCATTTCTTGCAAAGGATGTTGGCGGCGCGGCCCGAGGACACGATGGGCACCAGTTTGGTCTTTATGTCCTTCTTCAGTTCATCGGAGACTTCGCGCAGGTAGCCGGGCAGGTCCATGGGCAGCCCAGCGCCGGAGATGATCAGGTCCACGCCTTCGCGGATGGAGGTCTTGACCATGTCGCTGTAGTTGGTCAGGGCACACATGATGTTCACGCCGAGCAGACCGTCGGTCATCTTGCCGCGGGCCTTTCGGATTTCTTCGATCAGGCCGCGGTGGTCGGCCCCTTCGGGGTCCTTGGACCGTTTGGGATCGCGCATGCCGATCATGGAGGTGGCGATGACGCCGACCCCGCCTTCGTTGGCCACGGCACTCGCCAGACCGGAAAGGGATATGCCGACGCCCATGCCGCCCTGGATGATGGGAAGCCGGGCCGTCAGGTCGCCGAATGTGAGATTCGGAAGTTTCATTGGATTACCTCGTCTATATTAATATTAGCTGTCACTTGCGCTTTAATCGGTTCCAAGTCAAGGTAAACTGGTGTTTGAACCGACTGGTCATGCTCCTGTAACATGTTCCTTGACCACCAGTTCCGCGAAATACATGGAGCTTGTGAAAGCCGGGGAAATGGAGTTCAGGACATGGACCGTATTGCCGAAACGCTCGACCACGAAATCCATGACCAACTGGTTGTTTTTTATGTCCACCAGCTGAGGCCGGATGCCCGCCTTGGAGCTGGGAAGCACGTCGTGCGGAGCGATGTGTTTCACCAGCCTGGCCGCGTCGTTGAAAAAGTATTTGAAGAGGTACTTGCGCGGCTCTTCCAGGGCGATTGTCCGGAATTTTTCATTCTCCAGGAACATGTGCAGGTCGCGGAACAGGATGGACAGGAACTCGGAATCCAACCCTTTGAGGATGCCGTAGTTTTCGCGCCCGAAGGCCGGGATGGCCGTGGGCCCGACGTACACGTCGCCGTGCACGCTGCGGGTGAAGTGGACGCCGAGAAAGGGGTTCCTGATGTTGGGCACCGGGTAGATGGAGCCCCGAATCTTGTCGGCGGCGGGTTTTTTCAGCACCCTGTAAATGCCCTTGAACGGCAGCAACCGGTAGTTTTCGGCGATGCCGAAGGCCTGGGCCACCCTGTCGCTGTAGGCCCCGGCGGCGTTGATGAACTGTTGGTAGCTTATGTCGCCCTGACTGGTCGCTGCCGCGTTCTTTTTCGCGCCGATGAACCGGGTGTCGAAGAAGAACCGGACCTTGCCGGATTGTTCCAGCTCGGTGCGCATGGCGGCCAGGATGGCCCTGGGGTCCACCACGGCGGTAAACGGTGAGTGCAGGGCGCGACCGACGGTCCTGGCGTTGGGTTCGATTTCGGCAAGCTGCCGCTCGTCGATCATTTCCACCGTGCCGCCGTTGGCCGTGGCCCGTCGCTGCAATTCATCCAGTGTGGACAGCTCGTCTTCGGTACGGGCCACGATGACCTTGCCGGACCTGAACAGCGGCAGGCCGCGTTCCTCGCAGTAGGCCTGCATGCGGCGGTTGCCCTCCAGACACATCTTCGCTTTCAGGGTGCCGGGGTCATAATAGATTCCGGCATGGAGCACGCCGCTGTTCCGACCGGAGGCGTGTTTGCCCGGTTCCGGCTCCTTGTCGAAGATGATGATGTCGTCGAAACCCGCTTTGAGCAGTTCGCGGGCAATGGTCAGGCCGATTATGCCCGCACCGCAGATGACGGTATGCGCCGAATACATTCCCTATCCCTTGCAGAGCAGGGCCAGCCCGCTCTTGGCTTCTTTTTTCCTGAGCATGTCCGTGCCCAGGATTTCCATGATGATCACTTCGCCAACCAGCCAGACGTCCAGGCCGGGACGGATGCAGCCGGTGTGCGTGTCGCCGTCGCGGCCGAGGGCGGCGTGCATGTGCAGGACCGGCACGCCCGTCTCGTCGGGGAACAGGGTTCCCATGCCCAGGACTTCGTGCGCGCCGCTGACCGGATGGAGAATGGGGTCGATGACCGGGGCATCGCCGTCTTTGGGGCCGGCCACGATGTTGCCGCCGTCGATGCCGCCCAGCAGGGTGCACTGGGCAGTCATGATGCCGTGTTCCCGGGCGAATCGCTCGATGCAGTTGGGCACTCGCTCGCCGTCTTCCAGGCGCAGGGTGAAAACCCTGCCGATGCTTCCTTCCGAGTATTGCATGGTGTCAGTCCTTGTCGGTTATCTGCCGCAGGCGGTCTTGAAGTCGCACCATTGGCACCGTTTGCCGGTTCGGGCCTCGAACCGGGTGGCCCGGAGCATGTGTGTGACGATGGTCCGGATCACCAGGGGGATGATTTCGCCCGTGGCCTCGGCGCATTCCTCGTCCGTCCATTTCCTGCCGAACATCAATTGTTCCTTCCCGTTGTCGCCGAGGTTGACCAGCCCGGCGTTGTCCGGGACCTGCCCCTCGCTTCGGGCATGGAGATAGACATAGGCCGGGACCTGCACGGAGCGCACGCCGGAGGCTATGTCGGCCAAAAGCGTCGTATCCACGACGTCAGGGTCGAATGTTTCCATGCGGTCGCGCAGTTCCATGTCGTCCCAGAAATCCGAGCGGGGGAGCGGGGCGTTGCCGGTCTTGTAGTCCAGGATGACCAGCCTGCCGTCCCGCTGCTCCACCCGGTCCAATCGTCCCTTGATCGGGACGGTCACGCCCTCGGCCTCGATGGAGGCGCAGGCTTCCTTTTCCAGCCCCAGCAGGGTGGCGGTCTGCTGTCCGGCCAGGAACTCGGTCAGGCGGTACCGGCCTGCCTCCATCAGCCCCATCCGACCGTCCAGGGAGAGCCGTTTGTACAGGGGGCTTGCCTTGAAGATGTCGCTGAACAGGGCCGTGAGCGGTGTGGGGTCGAGTTTGCCCAGTTCGGTCTCCACATTGACGTACGGGGTCAGAAATTCGGTCAGCACCTCGTGGATGAGGGAGCCGAACTCGCTGCGGTCGGTGTCGTCCTCCACGGATTTTACCGGGCGCACGCCGGTCAAATAGTCGAAGAAGAACTGCTTGGGGCAGTTCATGTACCGGTCCAGGGAGGACGGCGACAATCCCTTGGAAGTGAGCTTGTTCAACAGCGTTTCGCCCAGTCCGGCGGTGATCGTGACGGCGGGCGGTTCCGGGGGGATGGGGCTGGCCGGGAAGGTCACGGTGTCGATGATTCCGTCTTCCGGCGTCATGGCGCGCCCCTGTTTTTGTTCCCGCTCCCAGAGGAGCTGCTCCACGAACCGGCTGCGCACGGCCTTCTGGTCGAGCTGGCCTGGCTGGACGCCGTCCTGGTAGTAGATGACCGCCTCGTCGGCACCCATGAGCAATCTGTAGAAATTGTAGCCGGAAACGTTGTCCCGCTCGCGCGAGTCGGGCAGGCCGAGCAGGTTGCGCAGCGGGTCGGGCAGGAGCGGATCATAGGGGTTGGTGCCCGGCAGCCGCTCCTCGATTGCGTCCAGGACGAACAGCCTGTTGAAATGGAGCAGGCGCGTCTCCAGCACGCCCAGCACCTGGAGTCCGGCAATGGGGTCGGGCTCGAACGAGACCCGTTCCATGGACAGCATGCGGCGAAGGAAGGCGTACTGTGTTGTACGGCTGAACGGTTCGTGGCTGGCCTCGGCTCCTTTGAGCTGCGGGATGACCGAGGTGGTCAGCCGGAACAAACATTCCGCGTCGATCAGGTAGTTGTGCCAGAGCCGTTCCCCGCTTGCGTGAAGGAGTTCGGCCAGCCCGGTCAGCGCGTCGGCCAGATCGGCCAGGGTGGCGGTGTTCTCGAAGTTGTCCAGGCTCCCGGCGAGCAGGTCCCGGAGGAGTGGTTCCACGATCGCACGGTCCACGCCTTCCAGCGATTCGTCGGTGTAGGGAGGTTCCCAGGCCGCAACGTCGATGAATTTTTCGCCTTGCCGGATTTCTCCTTCCCAGACCTGGAAGATGGTACGCAAAGGCGCGTCTTCCGGCCCGAGCAACCGCAGGTAGGGATGGCGGATGAGGTTGATCACGTCGCGCCAGTAGTACCGTCCGTCCCTGTGCCGGTTCTCCTGGAGCGAGAGCAGGGTCTCCACCAGCCGTGCCAGGGAGGTTCGGCCCAGGGGATATCCCATTGAAATGTTGGGGTCCTTTTCGGGCAGGTGATGCAGCACGGGGAGCAGCGCGCCCTCGTCCGGCAGGATGACGGCGGTACCGGCCAGGTTCCCGGCGTCCAGCATGTCCTCCTCCAGTCGGGCCAGCTGGGAATGGCGATCATAGCCTTCGCAGAACCGGACCTCCGGGGTTCGTTCATGGCCCTCGAGTTCGGGCGGAATGATCGCTTTGGTCCGCCAGCGCGTCAGCCATGCCGCGTGCTCCGCTGCGGACCAGTGGGGCACGGCGTCGTCGGCCAGGGCAGGGTCTCCGTGGATGAGCGGATGGAGTATTCCCTCCTGCCACAACGCCTTGAACAGCGCATCCTCGCTGCCGCTCAGGGCGTAGAACCCGGCTGCGAGCACGGTCTTGCCCTTCAGTCGGGTGATGACCTCGTCCATGTGGCCGGTCACGAAACGAGCGGCCAGTCCGGCGGTGGCCCAGCCCCTGTCCTCGAGTCTGGCGAGATATTCCCGCTGGATGTCCCCCAGATGGCCGAGCAGGGCTGCTGCGTAGGGTGAGACTTCACCTTCCATGTAGTCGAGGTCCTGCGGGGTCACGTCCTGGCGCAGCAGGTCGTCCATGAGCCCTGCCAACGGCATGCCCCAGGCAAGGAACTGCTCGATATCCAGCTCCGGAAGTTTGGAGAGCTGGCTTCCCGGGCGACCATGGATGTCCGAGACCACGCCGTGCAGCAGGGAGACCAGGTCGAGCTGGTTGGCCTGGACGGGCGGGACCGGGGCAAGGCGTTTGTGCAGGCCGCCGATGAAGTCCGCGATGGAGATCATTTCGGGCATGAAGACCGGCTTTTCAATGGCGGGATGATCCCGCAGCAGGGGCTTGAGGTGGCGGCGCGGCCGGTTGTGCGGGAAAAGCACGATGGTGTCGGAGAGCGACCCGCGCTCGGCCATCAGGTCGGCCAGTGCGGCCATGAAGTCCGTGGTCCAGGGGATGAGTGTCAGCGGCTGCATCTAGTTTGCCTCCACTTGGACGATCTCACGTTGGTCCAGGTAGACGAGATACCCTTTGGGGTCGACGTTCTCCATTGTCCGCATGATGGTCATGTATTCACGCACCTGGTCGTGATTCTTCGGGTCCTGGCGACCGGTCTTGAAGTCCACGATCACGGTCCCCCCGTCCCGGCAGAGCAGATCGAATCGTTTGAATTCGCCGTCCGAGTCCATGACTTCGGGCTCGCGGACGCCCCTGTCCAGCCAGGCGCGCAGGTCCGGTTGCGACAGCGCCCACAGGGTCATGGCCTCAAGGTCCGAACCCAGCCGGGCAAGGTCGTCTTGGGGCAGGGAGCCCAGAGCCGGAAAATCGGCCATGGCCAGACGGATGGCCCGTTGCGCGTCGTCCGCGTCCCTGCCTGTGACCAGCAGATGCTCCATGACCCGGTGGGCCACTTCGCCGCGCATCCGTTCGTTGAAGAAATATTCCTCCAGGTTGTGGCGATAGACGCGCAGCCTGGGCAGCCATTCCATGAGGCCCACGACCGGTTCGGCCTCCGGCAGGGGTTGCGGTACGGGCCGGGGCGTCGGCGCGGCGGGGTGAGTCTCGGCGGGAGTGCTCCCGCGTTCAAATATGCCGTTGTCGTCGAGGTCCAGGAAGCGGTTGATGGCAACCTGGGCAGGGGTGGACGCGGAGGGCTCCGCAAAGAAGCCGTACAACTCCTCGCGGGCGCGGGTCCAGGCCACATAGAGCAGGTTGAGCTGTTCGCGCATGACCCGTCCCATGCTTTCGAGGTAGGCCCGTCCCATGTCCTTGCGCAGGGGGGCGAGCAGGGTGTGATCCCGGTAGTCCATGAGGGTGTAGCTTTTGTCGTTGTCCGCCTTCCAGTGGTGGAACGGGACAATGACCACCGGGAATTCCAGCCCCTTGGACTTGTGGATGGTCATGATGCGCACTGCGTCGATGTTGTCCGGCAGGGGCACCTTTTCCTGGTCCGAATTTTCGGCCCAGTATTCCAGAAAATTGCTCAGCGACGTGTAGCCGTTCTCTTCGGCCAGGTGGACCACTTCGAGGAAGCGCCGGACGTACAGCTCCGATTCGGGGTGGCGCTCAAGCACGCGGAAGACCCGGATTGCCTCCCGCGTCAGGTCGTAGGGCGTCATCAGCCCGGACTGGTTGTAGAACGGTTCGATGTACCGCTGCCACTGGTCGGGGAAATCCTTGCGGAACCGGACGCCCAGCGGATTCCGTTTCGCCTGGGTGAGCCAGTCGAGCACGTCGGCGCTGTCCAACCCGGTTTCGGCCAGGAACACCTCCTCGCCCATGATGAAGGTCATGAACGCCAGGTCGTCGCGGGGATAGTCGAGGAAAGCCAGGAATCCGGCAAGCTGGCGGACAACGGGGTGGCGGTCCAGTTGCAGCGAGTTTTCCGTGATGACGGGGATGTTCTTGCGCACCAGCAGGTCGCAGACCAACTCGGCGTGGCTGTGGGACCGGACCAGGATGCCCATGTCGCGGTAGCGGCGCCGGGCAACGAGGTCGTCCATGAGCCCGTCCAGCCGTTCCAGGGCCTGATCTTCGACGTCGCTGTTCCGACCACCGGGGATTCGTTCCATGCGCACGTAGCCGTCGGTGTCGGCGTGCTTGTCGGGTACGCCTTGGGCGCAGTCGGCGAAGCCGGTCGCCAGGGCGCGTGCGAACTCGCACCGGAAGTCGTCGGGCGCGGAACGGAACAAATCGTCAGCCAGTTCCCTGGCCAGCTCCTCGTCCTCGAGGTGGCTGAAAAAGTCGTTGTTGAATTCGACCACGTTGCGGAAGCTGCGCCAGTTGTCGGGCAGGCTGCCCGCGTCCACGGTCTCGGCCAGGGGCGCGAGTTCGGGTTGGGCGGCGATGCCTTCGAAGAGGGTGGAGTCGCCGCCGCGCCAGCCGTAGATGGCCTGCTTGACGTCGCCCACGCAGTACAGGGAGCCTCCCTTGGCCAGGCATTCCGAGGCCAGGGGCGTGACCGCGTTCCACTGGTCACGGCTGGTGTCCTGGAATTCATCCACCAGCAGGTGGTGCAATCGGCAGCCCAAGCGGCAGTAAGCCTCGGACACTACCGCGTCGGAGTCGAGCAGGTGGGCGATGCGCCGGGCCACGCCCGCGTTGAGCACGGTTCCCTGCTGGCGTTGCAGCACCTCCATGCCGTTGTCCAACCGTACGGCGATCTCGATGGCCGGAGCCAGGTAAAAGGCCCCGGTGAGCAGGGGATGGGCGGACCGGTAGCGAGTCCAGGCCATCTGCAACCGGGCGTAGTGGGCCTCGGCCACGTTGTCCACGCTGTCCTTGCCCTTGGCGTTGACGCAGTCGCGGAAGGATTCCTTCTGGATCATGGCGGAGTCGGGCACGGGGTCAAAGGCCTCGGCCGCCGTGCATTTGTCCAGAAAATTCAGGAAATGCTTGCCCACGGGCAATCCTGCGTCCTCCAGGAAAGCGCTCATGTTGTCCACCGCCGTCTTGAATTCGGCGAATTCGGCGATGAGCAGGTCCTTGATGCGGTCCTTGTCCACCAGCAGGGAGTCCGGCGCGGTGTCGAGGAACTGCACCAACTCGGCCAGCCGCTTGCGCACGGTGTCCTGTACCCAGAATCCGCTCCGCCCCTCGGATCGGATCAGGGTGTCCAGGGCGTCGGCCAGGAGGTCGTTTTCCACTTCGCTGGTTTCGCACAGGGCGACGAAGTGGTCGAACACGGTTTCGAACAGCTCGTCCTGGTTGAAGATGATCTCGAAGTCCGGGCGCACGCCGAATTCCAGGGCGAAGAGGCGCAGGAGCAGGGCGAGCAGGGAGTCGATGGTGCGGATGTTGAGCCGGTGGTAGCGGCGCAGGATTGCGCCGAGGGTCCGCCCGGCGGTTTCGGGCGAGCAGACGTCTGCATGGCCGCCGGATTCCAGGGCGATTTCCTTGAGCCCGGAGACCACCCGCTCCTTCATCTCGGCGGCGGCCTTGTTGGTGAAGGTCACGGCCATGATTTCCGGCCAGGCGAATCCCTTGCCGGTCCGGTTGGCGCAGACGAACGGGACGGCGTCGGGGTCGGAACCTTCGAGCAGCGCCAGGAAACGGCGTGTGAGCTGGTATGTCTTGCCCGCACCGGCGGACGCTTTGACCTGCCTGAGTTCCGACATGGGTTACGCCTTTTCCGCCACCGGTTGCGGGGCTTTTCTGCCGGTCATGATGACCAGGAAAACGGCCCCGATGATCAGGGTGCTGCCCAGGTATCCGGGCAGGGAGAACTTCTCGCCGAAGAGCAGGAAGGCGAGCACTGCGGCCACCACGGGCTCGAAAGTGGCGATGATCGAGGCATGGGTCGCCTCCATCCGCTTGAGTCCCGCGTAATACATGGAAAAGGCGCCATATGACGTGACCAGGGCCAACCCGGCCAGGAGCATCCACGCCTGGACGGACTTGGGCGTGAAGTCGACGAACGGCAGGAGGAGCAGCGCGCCGAAGGGCAGGGCGTACACAAAGATGGTCGGGGTCGGGTAGCGGTAGAGGAACTTCTTTCCAAGTATGTAATACAGGGCGTAAGTGAAGCCGGACACCAGCCCGGCCGCGAGCCCGAAAAGGTTCAGGTCAAAAGCGGCGTCACTGATGAGCTTGGGCCCGAGGCTGATAGCGGCCACGCCCGCGATGGTCATGGCCACACAGGCCGCCTTGATCGGGGTCATGCGCTCCTTGAGCACGATGCAGGACAGCAGCGCGACCCAGGCGGGGGCCGTGTAAAGCAGGACCGCCGCCAGGGCCATGCCCACGTCGCGGATGGCCAGTTGATAGGCCCCGTAGAACATGGTCACGCAGACGAAGCCGAAGCCGAACAGGGCGGGCAGATCCTTGCGGTGCGCTCTGGCCTGTCCGGCAACGAGGGCGTGGGCCAGGAAGAACAGCCAGCCGATGATGGCCCGCCAGAAGGCGATCTCCAGGGCGGATACCTCCTCGGCCAGGATATACTTGGTGAAGACGCCGATCATTCCCCACATGAAAGCTGCGGCCAGGACATAGAGCAGACCTGTCATCTACAGTTCCACTTTGGTGCCGAGACCGGCTTTGGCGGCCCGGTCAAAGACCAGGGCGGCGGTCATGATGTCGTGGGAGGCGATGCCCATGAGTACGGCTCCGCGTCGGCCCGAGCGCTGGCCCGGCTTCGTGCCGGAGCATATTTCGCTCATGTCGGCGTCGATGTCCGCAGGCCCCGGGTAGCCGTTCCGGAAATAGGTGCCCTGCTCGCGGGTCCAGACGTACTGGTTCCGGTTGTCGCAGGTGAAGTTCGCGCCGGCAAAGACGTCTTCGTGGATGGCGGAGTCGTAATCGACAGAAATAACGAGACAATCGTCCTTGACCCAGTCGCGGGGAATGAACCGTTCAGGCGTTTCCACGATGGGCGTGCAGGTGATGAGCACGTCGCTGCCGGTCACGGCGGATTGCATGTCGGCGCACTTGGTGAAGGCGGCGCCCGGAAGCTGGGGTTGCATGTCGGCGATGAACCGGTCCGTGGAAGCCTCGTACAGGTCGTAACAGCGGATATCGGCGAGTTTGGGGAAGACTTCCTTCATGGCTAGCAGGTTGACCCGGGCCTGGACCCCGGTGCCGATCATGGCCACGGAGGTGGTGTCCGGGTCGCCGAAGTGGCGGGCGTACACGCCGGAGGCCGCGCCCGTGCGCCAGGCCGTGACCCAGGCCGCGTCCATGACGGCCTGCGGCAGGCCCGTTTCCGGATCGTTGAGCAGCATGATGCCGGTGATGTAGGGATGCCCCTTGGCCGGATTGGGCGGGTAGCCGGACACGCACTTGACCCCTGCCCGGTCGATGTCGCCGCCGAGGTAGCAGGGCATTGCATGAATGAAGCAGTCTTCGCGC belongs to Pseudodesulfovibrio portus and includes:
- a CDS encoding NAD(P)H-dependent flavin oxidoreductase, which codes for MKLPNLTFGDLTARLPIIQGGMGVGISLSGLASAVANEGGVGVIATSMIGMRDPKRSKDPEGADHRGLIEEIRKARGKMTDGLLGVNIMCALTNYSDMVKTSIREGVDLIISGAGLPMDLPGYLREVSDELKKDIKTKLVPIVSSGRAANILCKKWMKKFEYLPDGFVVEGPRAGGHLGFKAEDLEKPEFQLENIVTDVINAVQPYRDSHHKDIPVIAAGGVYTGDDIAKFLEMGAAGVQMGTRFVATEECDADEAFKQAYVNAQKEDVTIIKSPVGLPGRALKNAFLDAVSSGLKHPKKCVHKCLHSCAEENSPYCIAQALVNAYKGRLKHGFAFAGANAYLIDKIVTVKELMTDLREEAERKYEEVGIRLQETREEMGKKIQETKEEAERRIRDALNK
- the xerC gene encoding tyrosine recombinase XerC → MSSTSAKRDRPGELVQGFLAFLSVEKGYSAATVRSYGTDLEQFQEFLKPRKRTLEKPGRIDRDLVRGFLAELHRRRLSKTSMGRKLSSLRAYFKYLLRHKQIAKDPMAGIRNPKQEKRHPQVLNVDQAVSMMEASVTPDPEGLRDIALAEVLYGSGLRISEAVGLDLNDVDSDVIRVVGKGSKERIVPLSDAAVKRIRRYMEQRHALLSDYSEQALFVSVRAGRRLDRRQANRIVAKLAKLAGLPKDVHPHMLRHSFATHMLEAGADLRSVQELLGHENLTTTQRYTHLDMQRIMQVYDQAHPLAGVTEDDNKKE
- a CDS encoding GGDEF domain-containing response regulator; its protein translation is MNQTLEESLFQRKQIAFLLSPDKGFADMLRTLWSPDVIEFTVFENGGKAIEHLFNEPPDLLVVDNRLADISGKEVANLVKSENVYRQLPVVMCVDPVDVETPWNWNQIEVDDFLVRPFNPSEVRDRINLTLCRAMRALDANPLSKLPGNTSIIQRIQQHIDSGDDFALAYCDLDYFKSYNDKYGFSRGDEILMMAARLIVNTIRSYQGVQSFVGHVGGDDFVFILPPNLVEDACKRIIKAFDDIVPHFYDPEDRQRGNITSVDREGNTKVFPLMAISLAVVVNTDRRISHYGEVSSIAMGLKKKAKEDPKSSYVIDQRKA
- the lhgO gene encoding L-2-hydroxyglutarate oxidase, whose protein sequence is MYSAHTVICGAGIIGLTIARELLKAGFDDIIIFDKEPEPGKHASGRNSGVLHAGIYYDPGTLKAKMCLEGNRRMQAYCEERGLPLFRSGKVIVARTEDELSTLDELQRRATANGGTVEMIDERQLAEIEPNARTVGRALHSPFTAVVDPRAILAAMRTELEQSGKVRFFFDTRFIGAKKNAAATSQGDISYQQFINAAGAYSDRVAQAFGIAENYRLLPFKGIYRVLKKPAADKIRGSIYPVPNIRNPFLGVHFTRSVHGDVYVGPTAIPAFGRENYGILKGLDSEFLSILFRDLHMFLENEKFRTIALEEPRKYLFKYFFNDAARLVKHIAPHDVLPSSKAGIRPQLVDIKNNQLVMDFVVERFGNTVHVLNSISPAFTSSMYFAELVVKEHVTGA
- a CDS encoding peptidylprolyl isomerase, with product MENPMVLLETPEGEILIELFPDKAPKTVENFLRYVDDEFYDGTLFHRVIKGFMIQTGGLTFSMEEKETLEPIVNEATNGLKNVTGTVAMGRLPEPHSAASQFYINVADNPDLDHTGEDDENFGYCVFGEVVDGMDVAVKISKARTREWQGYDDVPVDPISIISARRFE
- a CDS encoding PPC domain-containing DNA-binding protein yields the protein MQYSEGSIGRVFTLRLEDGERVPNCIERFAREHGIMTAQCTLLGGIDGGNIVAGPKDGDAPVIDPILHPVSGAHEVLGMGTLFPDETGVPVLHMHAALGRDGDTHTGCIRPGLDVWLVGEVIIMEILGTDMLRKKEAKSGLALLCKG